A window of Verrucomicrobiia bacterium contains these coding sequences:
- a CDS encoding CPBP family intramembrane glutamic endopeptidase translates to MKLLPMLSEKNWTAMGMLWLIACIFVCIFFVTIWQGVVQHFASKGTFDEGTLPFLVFSSLALHGSILFGTGFYLWINEWSWSETFGFNSPHKLYALLLGVVAALLFLPVGMVLLDVMTKVLSLMHIESPPQAAVEEFSKTVSLGSRIYLIVFATVIAPVAEEVFFRGVLYRGLKQIGYPRVALWGTALAFAAIHKSLAIFVPLFILSLLLSWLYDKTRNLLASIAAHSVFNTLNVILLSQGDSIQDFFDRHFHHFS, encoded by the coding sequence TTGAAACTGCTTCCCATGTTGTCGGAAAAAAATTGGACGGCGATGGGGATGCTCTGGCTGATTGCGTGTATCTTTGTCTGTATTTTTTTTGTGACGATCTGGCAGGGGGTGGTGCAGCATTTCGCAAGCAAGGGGACTTTTGATGAGGGGACGCTGCCGTTTTTGGTGTTTTCTTCTTTGGCGTTGCATGGGTCTATTTTGTTTGGGACGGGGTTTTATCTTTGGATCAATGAGTGGTCGTGGTCGGAGACGTTTGGGTTTAATTCGCCGCATAAATTGTATGCGTTGTTGCTGGGGGTGGTGGCGGCTCTTTTGTTTTTGCCGGTGGGGATGGTGTTGCTGGATGTGATGACGAAGGTGCTGAGTTTGATGCACATCGAATCGCCGCCGCAGGCGGCGGTGGAGGAGTTTTCTAAAACGGTTTCGCTTGGCAGTCGCATTTATTTGATTGTGTTCGCGACGGTGATTGCGCCGGTGGCGGAGGAGGTTTTTTTTCGCGGGGTGTTGTATCGCGGGCTCAAGCAGATTGGGTATCCGCGGGTGGCGTTGTGGGGGACGGCGCTGGCGTTCGCGGCGATTCATAAGAGCCTGGCGATTTTTGTGCCGCTGTTTATCCTGAGTTTGTTGCTGTCGTGGCTTTATGATAAGACGCGGAATTTATTGGCGTCCATTGCGGCGCATTCGGTTTTCAATACGTTGAATGTGATTCTTTTGTCGCAGGGGGATTCGATTCAGGATTTTTTTGACCGGCATTTTCATCATTTTTCATGA